One Dreissena polymorpha isolate Duluth1 unplaced genomic scaffold, UMN_Dpol_1.0 chrUn042, whole genome shotgun sequence DNA window includes the following coding sequences:
- the LOC127863819 gene encoding uncharacterized protein LOC127863819: MGKLKTNAHLSDEERHNVLSDYTCHVQKANRQRQLFKDPVLCSKAVCSTTDVTEGAEPCSLDATLHYSWDFAQCVHYPHHAMQVGPIYFATPRKCHVFGMCAEGTGLHESVFLSMMLPGHTKFTPDWHFGVWKIKWRQSDAECMEDIAYTVKASSRSGHNIPQRVNDPSRPVVFLNWKTFLENYFKLLKNITKYYHFRCTADEPGFLICREFCDSEEVRFNLLKARPEAGCLPTVKFIPL, translated from the exons ATGGGCAAATTAAAAACCAATGCTCATCTGTCAGATGAAGAAAGGCACAATGTACTAAGTGACTATACATGTCATGTTCAAAAGGCCAACCGGCAACGCCAACTTTTCAAGGACCCGGTTCTTTGTAGTAAAGCTGTGTGCAGTACTACAGATGTCACTGAAG GTGCAGAACCATGTTCACTAGATGCCACACTTCACTACTCATGGGATTTTGCCCAGTGTGTACACTACCCTCATCACGCCATGCAAGTGGGGCCAATCTACTTTGCGACACCAAGAAAGTGCCATGTGTTTGGGATGTGCGCTGAAGGAACAG GTCTGCATGAGTCTGTTTTCTTGAGTATGATGCTACCGGGACATACCAAATTCACGCCAGATTGGCACTTTGGTGTGTGGAAAATAAAATGGCGCCAATCAGATGCTGAATGTATGGAGGACATTGCTTACACAGTTAAAGCATCTTCTAGGTCCGGGCATAACATTCCGCAACGCGTAAATGATCCATCTAGACCGGTGGTGTTTTTGAACTGGAAGACATTTTTAGAAAActatttcaaacttttaaaaaacatcacaaaataCTACCACTTTCGTTGCACTGCGGATGAGCCAGGGTTTCTCATTTGTCGAGAGTTCTGTGACTCGGAGGAAGTTAGATTTAATCTTCTTAAGGCAAGACCCGAGGCAGGCTGCCTTCCAACAGTTAAGTTTATCCCCCTCTAG
- the LOC127863817 gene encoding zinc finger protein 724-like yields MITKQRNNYRLPIESGMRLANVLRHLVSCSKYRVGTSNTITAKEEAKEEDSKYEPNNNNWTEVNNYGCVSPHSLVVQNERGHELNEETRKYNDVYKTTADTLTSFSAIGSFFEHIDTNFASAFHNVPETNFGRAFHNFGGSMQNMNQIKFTDVTNNSNRHIYFSLDDVRYDTKDGSLNVQDPRTSPMDCPMSYNEGMYANRTPIYNKGKLFRCHECGKMFKRSSTLNTHLLIHSDTRPYPCSYCDKRFHQKSDMKKHTYIHTGEKPHRCSVCDKRFSQSSNLITHSRKHTGFTPFTCPTCGRVFQRKLDLTKHCEKAQCFS; encoded by the exons ATGATAACGAAACAGCGCAACAACTACAGACTTCCAATTGAATCAGGGATGAGGCTAGCAAATGTGCTGCGGCATCTTGTGTCTTGTTCAAAATACCGTG TCGGGACATCGAACACAATTACAGCTAAAGAAGAAGCCAAAGAAGAAGATAGCAAATATGAGCCAAATAACAATAACTGGACGGAAGTAAACAACTATGGGTGTGTTTCTCCGCATAGCTTAGTCGTTCAAAATGAACGAGGCCATGAGCTTAACGAGGAAACGAGAAAATACAACGATGTATACAAAACAACTGCTGATACCCTCACGTCGTTTTCGGCAATCGGATCGTTTTTTGAACATATCGATACAAACTTTGCCAGCGCATTCCATAACGTGCCAGAGACAAACTTCGGCAGAGCATTCCACAACTTCGGCGGTTCCATGCAAAACATGAATCAAATAAAGTTTACCGATGTGACAAATAATAGTAATCGTCATATATATTTTAGTCTCGATGACGTACGTTATGACACCAAAGACGGATCGTTGAATGTTCAGGACCCGAGAACATCACCAATGGATTGTCCAATGTCATATAACGAAGGAATGTACGCTAACAGAACCCCAATTTACAACAAAGGAAAATTATTCCGATGTCATGAATGCggaaaaatgtttaaa CGTTCGTCTACGCTGAACACGCACCTGCTGATCCACAGCGACACGAGGCCGTATCCCTGCTCCTACTGCGACAAACGGTTCCACCAGAAGTCAGACATGAAGAAACATACGTACATTCACACAG GTGAAAAACCTCATAGGTGTTCTGTATGCGACAAACGTTTCAGTCAGTCCTCCAACCTGATCACACACAGCCGGAAACACACGGGGTTCACTCCCTTTACCTGTCCTACGTGCGGCAGGGTATTCCAACGAAAACTGGACCTAACGAAACACTGCGAGAAGGCGCAATGTTTCAGTTGA